One segment of Proteus appendicitidis DNA contains the following:
- a CDS encoding ABC transporter ATP-binding protein, with protein sequence MTNTTNKSLLSVKDLCVTFGTPDGDVTAVNKLNFELAAGETLGIVGESGSGKSQTAFALMGLLAKNGRTAGSANFSGREILNLRQSELNKMRAEEISMIFQDPMTSLNPYMKVGAQLIEVLMLHKGMSKNDAYAESVRMLDAVKMPEAHKRMSMYPHEFSGGMRQRVMIAMALLCKPKLLIADEPTTALDVTVQAQIMTLLNELKNDLNTAIIMITHDLGVVAGICDKVLVMYAGRTMEYGKARDIFYQPSHPYSIGLLQAVPRLDGEDERLATIPGNPPNLLRLPKGCPFQPRCQYATEQCLTSEPQLEQFAQGRLRACFKAVEELV encoded by the coding sequence ATGACAAATACAACAAACAAGTCGTTATTAAGTGTTAAAGATCTCTGTGTGACTTTCGGTACACCGGATGGTGATGTAACCGCAGTTAATAAACTCAACTTTGAATTAGCTGCTGGTGAAACCCTAGGCATCGTCGGTGAGTCTGGCTCCGGTAAATCCCAAACGGCATTCGCATTAATGGGATTATTAGCGAAGAATGGTCGCACAGCGGGTAGTGCAAACTTTAGTGGTCGTGAGATCTTAAATCTTCGCCAAAGCGAATTAAATAAAATGCGTGCTGAAGAAATATCTATGATATTTCAAGATCCAATGACTTCATTAAATCCGTATATGAAAGTCGGTGCGCAGCTTATTGAAGTACTAATGTTGCATAAAGGCATGAGCAAAAATGATGCTTATGCGGAATCAGTACGCATGTTAGATGCGGTAAAAATGCCAGAAGCCCATAAACGAATGAGTATGTATCCTCATGAGTTTTCAGGCGGCATGCGCCAACGTGTAATGATTGCTATGGCATTGCTTTGTAAACCAAAACTTTTAATTGCTGATGAACCGACAACCGCACTTGATGTGACAGTTCAAGCACAAATCATGACCTTACTCAATGAGCTTAAGAATGATTTAAACACCGCAATTATTATGATCACCCATGACTTGGGGGTTGTTGCGGGTATTTGCGATAAAGTATTGGTAATGTACGCAGGGCGTACCATGGAGTACGGTAAAGCGCGTGATATCTTCTATCAACCATCACATCCATATTCTATCGGATTATTACAGGCTGTTCCTCGCTTAGACGGTGAAGACGAGCGACTAGCAACCATTCCGGGAAATCCGCCTAATTTATTACGTTTACCAAAAGGCTGCCCATTCCAACCTCGTTGCCAGTATGCAACAGAGCAATGTTTAACGAGTGAACCTCAATTGGAGCAATTTGCACAAGGGCGATTACGTGCCTGTTTTAAAGCGGTGGAGGAATTGGTATGA
- a CDS encoding T6SS immunity protein Tli3 family protein — MLLHQLKFPLLFILSATLLTGCLSLKEKAAIKEAQDKAEQQRLMTEEIKSYGPPTVIYRIDDHRFFTLEKYNERREGITYYNNTKNNIHQEILYGSACLYQGRLIWATERDDALVFPAVLSRKTDQCAGTKWGCVNAILVTLDGGENFRPTNGGFGIHTDHPGYYSSFFDIIVTDKGFYLGETAVSRREANDQLAKPWWRKFYFEATRSNYVHSSLGDKEFPSPALKTPSGQTRFDCSAPSIYPISQAEKL, encoded by the coding sequence ATGTTATTACATCAACTTAAATTTCCCTTACTGTTTATTTTAAGTGCCACCCTATTAACGGGCTGTTTATCATTAAAAGAAAAAGCTGCCATTAAAGAAGCGCAAGATAAAGCCGAACAACAACGTTTAATGACCGAAGAGATTAAAAGTTATGGTCCACCCACTGTCATTTATCGTATTGATGACCATCGTTTTTTTACCTTGGAAAAATATAATGAAAGGCGAGAAGGGATCACCTATTACAACAATACAAAAAATAATATCCATCAAGAAATATTATATGGATCAGCTTGCTTATACCAAGGTCGCCTAATCTGGGCAACTGAGCGCGATGATGCCTTAGTCTTCCCTGCAGTACTGAGCCGAAAAACAGATCAATGTGCAGGAACGAAATGGGGCTGTGTTAACGCCATTCTTGTCACCCTTGATGGTGGGGAAAACTTTAGACCAACAAATGGTGGTTTTGGTATTCATACTGATCATCCCGGTTACTACTCCTCTTTTTTCGATATTATCGTAACCGATAAGGGATTTTATTTAGGTGAAACGGCTGTCAGTCGCCGAGAAGCAAACGATCAATTGGCAAAACCTTGGTGGCGAAAATTTTATTTTGAAGCCACTCGTTCAAATTATGTCCATAGTAGCCTCGGGGATAAAGAATTCCCTTCTCCAGCACTGAAAACCCCTTCAGGGCAAACCCGCTTTGATTGTAGCGCCCCTTCTATTTACCCTATTTCACAGGCAGAGAAATTATGA
- the fimA gene encoding type 1 fimbrial major subunit FimA, producing the protein MFKKNTLIKTVLAVSILSASSLATAATVVNGGKINFTGQIVNAACAVSAKSMNQTINIGQYRTAQFDVVGKTVGDTNFSIDLADCDTTVAKNASASFSGVSDANDKTILAVSNITTGGSGAATGVGIELIDHTGKVLTPDGSVFSTAKQLINGANTLDFVARYKSTLDTVTPGHADANVTFKMQYD; encoded by the coding sequence ATGTTTAAAAAAAATACGCTAATTAAAACTGTATTAGCAGTGTCTATTTTATCTGCTAGTAGTTTAGCAACAGCTGCGACAGTAGTTAATGGTGGTAAAATTAATTTCACTGGTCAAATTGTGAATGCAGCTTGCGCTGTTAGTGCTAAATCAATGAACCAAACAATTAATATTGGTCAATATAGAACCGCACAGTTTGATGTTGTAGGTAAAACAGTTGGAGATACTAATTTCTCTATTGATTTAGCAGACTGTGATACGACAGTAGCAAAAAACGCATCAGCATCATTTTCTGGTGTTAGCGACGCTAATGATAAGACAATATTAGCGGTTAGTAATATCACTACAGGTGGTTCAGGTGCAGCAACTGGTGTTGGTATTGAGCTAATTGACCATACAGGAAAAGTCTTAACACCAGACGGTTCTGTTTTTTCTACAGCGAAACAACTTATTAATGGAGCTAATACTTTAGATTTCGTCGCACGTTATAAATCAACATTAGACACTGTTACTCCAGGTCATGCTGATGCTAACGTCACTTTCAAAATGCAATACGACTAA
- a CDS encoding fimbria/pilus periplasmic chaperone — translation MYLAYRNYIVLFFIFCYSSLSYAGGVALAATRIIYPLEAKQTSITLSNTDNKLRFLIQSWVDNSDDKKSNDFIITPPLFVSKPNSENTLRIIYAGKELPKDRESLFWLNTKSIPEIEREQIKDKNVLQLAVLSRIKIFVRPDGLQFNLDDIPNSLEFKFSGHDMAIKNPSPYYVTLVNLHLGDEKLSSVMVPPMETVNVRINNQNHNKISYQTMNDYGASTPVIIKTIAK, via the coding sequence ATGTATTTAGCATATAGAAACTATATTGTTTTATTTTTTATTTTTTGCTATTCATCTTTATCTTATGCGGGAGGTGTTGCATTAGCGGCCACTAGAATTATTTATCCATTAGAGGCTAAGCAAACATCAATTACTCTTAGTAATACAGATAATAAATTACGTTTTTTAATTCAATCGTGGGTTGATAATAGCGATGATAAAAAGAGTAATGATTTTATCATTACACCTCCTCTTTTTGTTAGTAAGCCTAATAGTGAAAATACATTAAGAATAATCTATGCGGGAAAAGAACTGCCGAAAGATAGAGAAAGCTTATTTTGGTTAAATACAAAGTCAATACCTGAAATTGAAAGAGAGCAAATTAAAGATAAAAATGTACTTCAATTGGCAGTGTTATCCAGAATAAAAATATTTGTAAGACCTGATGGCTTACAATTTAATTTAGATGATATTCCTAATAGCTTAGAGTTTAAATTCTCTGGGCATGATATGGCAATTAAAAATCCATCACCTTATTACGTGACTTTAGTGAATTTACACTTAGGTGATGAAAAATTAAGCAGCGTAATGGTTCCTCCTATGGAAACGGTCAACGTAAGAATTAATAATCAGAATCATAATAAAATTTCTTATCAAACAATGAATGATTATGGTGCAAGTACTCCAGTAATAATAAAAACAATTGCAAAATAA
- the oppB gene encoding oligopeptide ABC transporter permease OppB has protein sequence MLKFIFRRFLEAIPTLFILITISFFMMRLAPGSPFTGERKLPPEVMANIEAKYHLNDPIYKQYFDYLIQLSKGDLGPSFKYKDYSVNTLVGKAFPVSAKLGLSAFIFAVILGVGAGVIAALNQNTKWDYTVMTFAMTGVVIPSFVVAPLLVLIFAITLRWLPAGGWNGGAVQYMLLPMIALSLSYIASISRITRSSMIEVLHSNFIRTAKAKGLPMKRIVLRHALKPALLPVISYMGPAFVGIITGSMVIETIFGLPGIGQLFVNGALNRDYSLVLSLTIIVGALTILFNAIVDILYAVIDPKIRY, from the coding sequence ATGCTCAAATTTATTTTTCGTCGCTTTTTAGAAGCGATACCGACTCTATTTATTCTAATAACGATTTCGTTTTTTATGATGCGTTTAGCACCTGGTAGCCCTTTTACAGGGGAAAGGAAACTTCCACCAGAGGTTATGGCAAATATTGAAGCGAAATATCACTTAAACGATCCCATTTATAAACAATACTTCGATTATTTAATTCAATTATCGAAAGGGGATTTAGGACCTTCTTTTAAATATAAAGACTACAGTGTAAACACCTTAGTCGGTAAAGCATTCCCTGTTTCAGCTAAATTAGGGTTGTCGGCATTTATTTTTGCTGTGATTTTAGGTGTGGGGGCAGGCGTGATAGCCGCACTGAATCAAAATACCAAATGGGATTATACCGTCATGACCTTTGCCATGACGGGCGTTGTAATACCGAGTTTCGTTGTCGCACCACTGCTGGTACTTATTTTTGCTATTACCTTAAGGTGGTTACCGGCAGGGGGCTGGAATGGTGGTGCAGTGCAATATATGTTGTTACCAATGATTGCACTGTCGCTTTCTTATATTGCCAGTATCTCGCGTATTACCCGTAGTTCTATGATTGAAGTATTACACTCAAACTTTATCAGAACGGCAAAAGCGAAAGGCTTGCCGATGAAAAGAATTGTACTGCGTCATGCTTTAAAACCTGCGCTACTACCTGTTATTTCTTATATGGGACCTGCATTCGTCGGTATTATTACTGGCTCCATGGTTATTGAAACCATTTTTGGATTGCCGGGTATCGGACAATTATTCGTTAATGGTGCTTTAAACCGAGATTACTCATTGGTATTAAGTTTAACCATTATCGTCGGTGCATTAACGATTTTATTTAATGCGATTGTCGATATTTTATATGCCGTTATTGACCCGAAAATTCGTTATTAA
- a CDS encoding fimbrial biogenesis usher protein — protein MLKSRTIIFNIYIILGSVYSSFSYADSFFNPSLISSVEGEVADLSRFDKGQGQPEGTYSVEIYINNEYVSTKNILFYESEGASDDTGLLPCLKADDLTAFGVNLTHKKEDINNACIDLLSEIEKSSVRFDFERQKLFLSIPQIMFKNNIRGYIPPEKWDNGINAILLNYNFTGRNNKNDKDGSNNNNYFLNLTPGINIGSWRFRNESSWIYSRGQNDQNKWRNIRTYAQKPIISLKADLTVGDSFSNGSIFDSLGFRGAKLESDDNMLPDSMRGFAPTIKGIANSNAIVTVKQNGFVIYQISVPPGAFEIKDLYATSSSGNLDVTVEENNGKITQFVVPYSNVPILQREGRLKYELIAGEFRSGSGNQDKPNFGQFSLIYGLPYNTTLYGGSQFSNNYQSYAIGLGGNLGNLGAISADLIQANSILPNEEHKKGQSVRLLYAKSINEIGTNFQIMGYRYSTQGYYTLNEVSYKRMKGYEIRHPDGLFEGKDQLSDYHDLNYSKKGRFQINISQKITNNSSLYILGSYQNYWRTSETEQLWQIGYSGDIKRINYNLSLSKIKSPGMSEDNKNIAFNISIPIDDLFNSHKVNDLKSNKNSMYAVYSMNRSNDNVLIQQAGLTGTLLEDNNLNYNIQQGYAHNGGGYSGMVYGNYKGKYANVGTGYNYSNDWHELNYSLNGGIVAHSGGITLSQPLGDTNILIKANNANNIKVENANGVLTNNQGYAVLPYASTYKNNRVSLDVNSLGENVELENSILNVVPTKGALVQAEFKTNIGYRAMVTLTKQGGSAIPFGAIVVDEARSASGIVGDDGRVFISGLAPVGKLKAKWGQTEDKQCLFNYKIDETSSKEKGIYFISSTCQH, from the coding sequence ATGCTGAAATCTAGAACTATAATCTTTAATATTTATATTATATTAGGGTCAGTATATTCAAGTTTTTCTTATGCAGATAGTTTTTTTAATCCTAGCTTAATTTCTAGTGTAGAGGGTGAGGTTGCTGATTTATCAAGATTTGATAAAGGGCAAGGACAGCCAGAGGGAACTTATTCAGTAGAAATATATATTAATAATGAATATGTCTCTACAAAAAACATTCTTTTTTATGAAAGTGAAGGTGCTTCAGATGATACAGGGCTATTACCTTGTTTAAAAGCTGATGATTTAACGGCATTCGGTGTAAATCTTACTCATAAAAAAGAAGATATAAATAATGCTTGCATCGATCTCTTAAGTGAAATAGAAAAATCCAGTGTTCGTTTTGATTTTGAACGTCAAAAATTATTTTTAAGTATTCCACAAATAATGTTTAAAAATAATATTCGTGGTTATATCCCACCAGAAAAATGGGATAATGGAATAAATGCTATTTTGTTAAATTATAATTTTACGGGTAGAAATAATAAAAATGATAAAGACGGATCAAATAATAACAATTATTTTTTAAATTTAACACCTGGTATTAATATAGGATCATGGCGTTTTAGGAATGAAAGCTCTTGGATTTATTCTAGAGGACAAAACGATCAAAATAAATGGCGTAATATTAGAACATATGCACAAAAGCCGATTATTTCATTAAAGGCCGATTTGACGGTAGGTGATTCATTTTCTAATGGTTCTATCTTTGATAGCCTTGGTTTTAGAGGTGCTAAATTAGAATCTGATGATAATATGCTACCTGATAGCATGCGTGGATTTGCTCCGACAATTAAGGGAATTGCAAATAGCAATGCCATTGTGACTGTGAAACAAAATGGCTTTGTGATTTATCAGATTTCTGTGCCACCTGGCGCTTTTGAAATAAAAGACCTTTATGCAACTTCAAGTAGCGGTAATTTAGATGTTACAGTTGAAGAAAATAATGGGAAGATTACCCAATTTGTTGTGCCATATTCCAATGTGCCTATTTTACAAAGAGAAGGTCGATTAAAATATGAGCTTATCGCGGGTGAATTTAGAAGCGGTTCAGGCAACCAAGATAAGCCTAATTTTGGCCAATTTAGTTTAATTTATGGTTTACCTTATAATACAACTCTTTATGGTGGTAGTCAGTTCTCAAATAATTATCAATCATATGCTATTGGACTGGGCGGGAATTTAGGAAACCTAGGGGCAATCTCGGCAGATCTTATACAAGCAAATAGCATATTACCTAATGAAGAACATAAGAAAGGGCAATCTGTTCGATTACTCTATGCCAAGTCAATAAATGAGATCGGCACTAATTTCCAGATCATGGGGTATCGATATTCAACTCAAGGCTATTATACGCTAAATGAAGTTAGCTATAAAAGAATGAAAGGGTATGAAATAAGACACCCCGATGGGTTATTTGAAGGTAAGGATCAACTCTCTGATTACCATGATTTGAACTATTCTAAAAAAGGGCGTTTTCAAATTAATATTAGTCAAAAAATAACTAATAATAGCTCTTTATATATTTTAGGTTCTTATCAGAATTATTGGAGAACATCTGAAACTGAACAGTTATGGCAAATTGGATATAGTGGAGATATTAAAAGGATTAACTATAATCTTAGTTTATCAAAAATAAAATCTCCGGGTATGAGTGAAGACAATAAAAATATTGCCTTCAATATTTCCATTCCTATTGATGATCTGTTTAACTCCCATAAAGTTAATGATTTAAAATCTAATAAGAACAGTATGTATGCTGTTTATTCAATGAATAGAAGTAATGATAATGTATTAATACAACAAGCAGGTTTAACGGGAACACTACTTGAAGACAATAATTTAAATTATAATATTCAACAAGGATATGCTCACAATGGTGGAGGATATTCTGGAATGGTTTACGGTAATTATAAAGGAAAATATGCTAATGTCGGAACGGGCTATAATTATAGTAATGATTGGCATGAGTTAAATTATAGTTTAAATGGCGGTATTGTTGCTCACTCTGGTGGTATTACATTAAGCCAACCTTTAGGTGATACAAATATTCTTATCAAGGCTAATAATGCAAATAATATAAAAGTGGAGAATGCAAACGGAGTACTTACGAATAACCAAGGGTATGCCGTTTTACCTTATGCCTCTACTTATAAAAATAATCGGGTTTCATTAGATGTAAATTCATTAGGTGAGAATGTTGAATTAGAAAATTCGATTCTAAATGTTGTTCCTACAAAAGGCGCATTGGTGCAAGCTGAATTTAAAACAAATATCGGCT
- the oppC gene encoding oligopeptide ABC transporter permease OppC gives MLSLKENSEALGNFSEQLDIEGRSLWQDARRRFMHNKAAITSLVLLFFILLFVIFAPMLSPFVYDDTDWEMMSMAPDFASSHYFGTDSSGRDLLVRVAIGGRISLMVGIAAAFVAVIVGTLYGAMAGYIGGRVDSVMMRLLEILNSFPFMFFVILLVTFFGQNILLIFVAIGMVSWLDMARIVRGQTLSLKRKEFIEAALVCGVSSRNIVLRHIVPNVLGVVVVYASLLVPSMILFESFLSFLGLGTQEPLSSWGALLSDGANSMEVSPWLLLFPASFLVVTLFCFNFIGDGLRDALDPKDR, from the coding sequence ATGTTATCACTGAAGGAAAACAGCGAAGCTCTGGGGAATTTCTCGGAGCAGCTAGATATTGAAGGCCGTAGTTTATGGCAAGACGCTCGTCGTCGTTTTATGCACAATAAAGCGGCCATCACGAGCCTTGTACTACTTTTCTTTATTTTATTATTTGTTATTTTTGCCCCAATGTTATCGCCTTTTGTTTATGACGATACCGACTGGGAAATGATGTCAATGGCACCTGATTTTGCCTCTTCTCACTATTTTGGTACAGACTCCTCTGGGCGTGACTTATTAGTCCGTGTTGCGATTGGTGGACGTATTTCATTAATGGTCGGTATTGCGGCTGCCTTTGTTGCTGTTATTGTTGGTACGCTGTATGGCGCAATGGCGGGCTATATTGGTGGACGTGTTGACTCTGTGATGATGCGTTTACTAGAAATCTTAAACTCATTTCCATTTATGTTCTTTGTTATCTTATTGGTGACATTCTTTGGTCAAAATATCTTACTGATTTTCGTTGCGATCGGGATGGTATCTTGGCTCGATATGGCGCGTATTGTAAGAGGACAAACCTTAAGTCTAAAACGTAAAGAGTTTATTGAAGCTGCATTAGTTTGTGGTGTGTCATCACGCAATATCGTGTTAAGACATATCGTACCTAACGTACTGGGTGTCGTTGTGGTTTATGCCTCTTTATTAGTCCCTAGTATGATTTTATTTGAATCCTTCTTAAGCTTCTTAGGTTTAGGAACGCAAGAGCCATTAAGTAGTTGGGGAGCGCTATTAAGTGATGGTGCAAACTCAATGGAAGTTTCTCCTTGGTTGTTACTTTTCCCGGCTTCGTTCTTAGTTGTCACACTGTTTTGCTTTAACTTTATCGGTGACGGCTTACGTGACGCATTAGACCCGAAAGATCGTTAA
- a CDS encoding fimbrial protein, which translates to MKYSFIYFIVLSFFTSFYSQAYGVNKKFIEDGIFYIRGGIVEPACVVSTESENQTIDMGVVSSNKFHQVGSRSIQIPFFIKLTDCNKNISDKVSLIILGNENSKDKRLFNITEQVNSASGVGIALYDDENEIIKPNVVGEYKFFEENESRLKFKASYLATEEHVKGGKADAVVWFVLNYN; encoded by the coding sequence ATGAAATATAGTTTTATATATTTTATTGTCCTATCTTTTTTTACCTCTTTCTACTCTCAAGCTTATGGCGTGAATAAAAAATTTATTGAAGATGGGATCTTTTATATTAGGGGTGGAATTGTAGAGCCTGCGTGTGTTGTATCAACTGAAAGTGAAAACCAAACCATTGATATGGGTGTTGTAAGTAGTAATAAATTTCATCAGGTAGGAAGTCGTTCTATTCAAATACCTTTTTTTATTAAATTGACTGATTGTAATAAAAATATAAGTGATAAAGTTAGTTTGATTATTTTAGGAAATGAAAATAGCAAGGATAAAAGATTATTCAATATCACAGAGCAGGTAAACTCAGCTTCCGGTGTTGGTATTGCATTATACGATGATGAAAACGAAATTATAAAACCTAACGTTGTTGGCGAATATAAATTTTTCGAAGAAAATGAATCAAGATTAAAATTTAAAGCAAGTTATTTAGCGACAGAAGAACATGTTAAAGGCGGCAAAGCAGATGCTGTCGTTTGGTTTGTTTTAAATTATAACTAA
- a CDS encoding endonuclease/exonuclease/phosphatase family protein, giving the protein MKKSTISILVSTGVLLSSIAVANTTGSEILAVQSGGTPNKVYQSNKPTLKVATYNIGKNEVSADVTNFDKLNQAIKNIDADVIVVTEVDNKTARSKNINQLETLAKANNMQFAFGKALDFDGGQYGVGILSKYKIDKSQVVNLPSGNAEQRIVLLSQITKPGFDSPIIIMGTHLDWQKDPTIRIGQVRHILDAAIGDTETGFDNISTSIKILAGDFNSTANEQPIQEINYFWNPVEKPNSDKRTWPAINPAIDIDHIFTFKGQVWDIKNMTIPQDSATFKWSDASDHLPVIAELELQEQ; this is encoded by the coding sequence ATGAAAAAAAGCACAATATCTATCTTAGTTAGCACCGGTGTATTACTGTCATCAATTGCAGTAGCAAATACCACTGGCTCAGAAATCCTTGCTGTACAATCAGGCGGTACACCCAATAAGGTGTACCAAAGTAATAAACCGACACTGAAAGTAGCTACTTATAATATCGGTAAAAATGAAGTTTCAGCAGATGTCACCAATTTTGACAAGCTTAATCAAGCAATCAAAAATATCGATGCTGATGTCATTGTTGTTACTGAAGTCGATAATAAAACAGCACGTAGTAAAAATATTAACCAGCTTGAAACGTTGGCAAAAGCCAATAATATGCAGTTTGCTTTTGGTAAAGCGCTCGATTTTGATGGTGGGCAATATGGCGTTGGTATTTTATCAAAATATAAAATTGATAAATCACAGGTCGTTAATCTCCCTTCAGGTAATGCAGAGCAACGTATTGTTTTGTTATCACAAATTACGAAACCAGGATTTGATTCTCCTATTATTATTATGGGAACACACCTTGATTGGCAAAAAGATCCCACTATTCGTATTGGTCAAGTAAGACATATTTTAGATGCTGCAATTGGTGATACAGAGACTGGCTTTGATAATATTTCAACATCAATAAAAATATTGGCTGGTGATTTTAACTCTACCGCCAATGAGCAGCCAATCCAAGAAATTAACTATTTTTGGAACCCTGTTGAAAAACCAAATAGTGATAAGCGGACATGGCCGGCAATTAATCCAGCCATAGATATTGACCATATCTTTACGTTTAAAGGACAAGTTTGGGATATCAAAAATATGACAATCCCTCAAGATTCAGCGACATTTAAATGGTCAGATGCCAGTGATCATTTGCCCGTTATTGCCGAGTTAGAACTGCAAGAGCAGTAA
- a CDS encoding helix-turn-helix domain-containing protein: MDINIFSLNYDYISERKMLQYSIGYELSLLRQRNSMTGSELGKRINISQQQISRYERGLNKVPVDILIYVLSIFDVSIGEFFEKVSKRIITLKYKIKYETDHNFPFLENCPQ, from the coding sequence TTGGATATAAATATTTTTTCATTAAACTACGATTATATAAGTGAAAGAAAGATGCTCCAATATTCTATTGGCTATGAACTTTCTTTACTAAGACAACGTAATTCAATGACAGGTTCTGAATTAGGAAAAAGAATAAATATCTCACAACAACAAATATCTCGTTATGAAAGAGGTCTAAATAAAGTACCAGTTGATATATTAATTTATGTATTAAGTATATTTGATGTTTCAATTGGCGAATTTTTTGAAAAGGTTTCGAAACGAATTATTACATTAAAATATAAAATAAAGTATGAAACTGATCATAATTTCCCTTTTTTAGAAAATTGTCCTCAATGA
- the oppF gene encoding murein tripeptide/oligopeptide ABC transporter ATP binding protein OppF, giving the protein MTQATLQDRKVILEVNDLKVYFDVQDNKQWFWQAKKSLKAVDGVTLRLYEGETLGVVGESGCGKSTFARAIIGLVKASGGTVTWLGNDLLGMGNKQWRDIRQDIQMIFQDPLASLNPRMTIGDIIAEPLKTYHPKMKQAQVVEKVKAMMMRVGLLPNLINRYPHEFSGGQCQRIGIARALILEPKLVICDEPVSALDVSIQAQVVNLLKDIQKEMGLSLIFIAHDLAVVKHISDRVLVMYLGHAVELGTYDEVYHHPLHPYTKALMSAVPIPDPDKERNKHIDLLEGELPSPINPPSGCIFRTRCPLADEECAKTRPLLEGSFRHAVSCLKVDPL; this is encoded by the coding sequence ATGACGCAAGCCACATTACAAGATAGAAAAGTTATTCTAGAAGTGAATGACTTAAAAGTTTATTTCGATGTTCAAGATAATAAACAGTGGTTCTGGCAAGCTAAAAAAAGCCTCAAAGCCGTTGATGGTGTCACATTGCGTTTATATGAAGGTGAAACATTAGGGGTTGTTGGTGAATCTGGTTGCGGTAAATCGACATTTGCGCGCGCCATTATCGGGTTAGTCAAAGCCTCTGGGGGTACAGTCACTTGGTTAGGTAATGATTTACTGGGAATGGGGAATAAGCAATGGCGCGATATTCGCCAAGATATCCAGATGATTTTCCAAGATCCGCTGGCTTCCTTAAACCCAAGAATGACGATTGGCGATATCATTGCTGAACCTCTAAAAACCTATCACCCTAAAATGAAACAGGCGCAGGTAGTTGAAAAAGTTAAAGCAATGATGATGCGAGTCGGATTATTGCCAAACTTAATCAACCGCTACCCACACGAATTCTCAGGTGGACAATGCCAACGTATCGGTATTGCTCGCGCGTTAATTCTAGAACCTAAATTAGTGATTTGTGACGAACCCGTTTCAGCATTAGACGTATCAATTCAGGCTCAAGTGGTTAACTTACTGAAAGATATTCAAAAAGAGATGGGATTATCTTTAATCTTTATTGCCCACGATCTGGCCGTGGTGAAACATATTTCAGATCGTGTATTGGTAATGTATTTAGGGCATGCCGTGGAGTTAGGAACGTATGATGAAGTTTATCATCATCCATTACACCCTTATACTAAAGCGTTGATGTCAGCAGTGCCTATTCCTGATCCTGATAAAGAGCGCAATAAGCATATTGATTTATTAGAAGGAGAATTGCCTTCTCCGATTAATCCGCCATCAGGGTGTATATTCCGTACACGTTGCCCGCTGGCAGATGAAGAATGTGCCAAAACACGTCCTTTATTAGAAGGAAGCTTCCGCCATGCAGTCTCTTGCTTAAAAGTGGACCCGCTTTAA